The Tripterygium wilfordii isolate XIE 37 chromosome 23, ASM1340144v1, whole genome shotgun sequence genomic sequence CTGCATTGGGGAGGAATACCTGGTTTGTGAATGGATATTTTACTGATTTTAGCATTGATATAGGAGTTGATTTTCTAGTTATTTGCACTAGTCAATAGGCTGCAGGATATGTTATTAGATGACATTGTCATTGACCACTAGAGTTTAAATTTGGACAATCCGTTTTATTTGTCAACTACTTAGGTTTCGGTttcttatatatgtatttagttTAGATGGATTCTggattcattatattaattgagGATTTGGATGTGTGCCTTTTAGTAGTTTTCTGGAGAGAGTATATATTTTGACAGATGTTATATTTCTCATTGAGCTGTGTTTCAGGTTCAGTGTTGTTTAATTGACTATCCTATTGTGAAGGTGGTTAATTTGCCCTGTTTTGGTTATCTTAGCCACCTATAGGCTTCTCTGATTACTATCATGCATTTAGAATTAGAATAACAATCATTCATAGTGTTGTATTTAGTTTAACAATTCCTAGGATTATATAATGTTCTTCGGCCATATGTGCCTACTCATTACCCATGATATTACTGATATTGTTGTTGGGAACTATTGTAGGGTTAGTATGTGTTGGAATATTGGTGCACCAACATGGATTCCTTTATGTTGGTGTTCCCTCAGCTTTGCCCTGGTATGGTTCTACATCCCTTTTCTGATATTCAGTAATGATGTTATCGGAAGAGGATGTGAGTCCACTTTTGATATTCCACTTTTGACAGACATACAGCTACATGgggatttataattttatattagaaTGTGCATCAGCTTTCCATTTTCTTGCTTCGTTACCACCAAATTGTCAacaataattttgaatttattttgctTCGAGCCTACATATTATGGATAAATTTTCCTTATTTCACTCCATTAGTCATTACTCACTGCTAATACAGAGCTTGTTATGCGTCCCATATGGGCTTTCTTGCGCATTTCATAAGTGGCCCTTCATTCGAAGTTGCGAGTTCATTTAGTACTTGTCTTTTTTGTTCTCATCTTGTTCAATTATTTCATTTAAGGACCAGTAAAGACTATGATATCATATTCTCAAATCTCTGCATTGGGGCATGAATAGTCATATTTTTGCCTTCATTTGCGTTCAAGATCTTATAGATTTTATTTGGTAGCTTTTAGAGCTTTTATTGAAATATGCGCCCTTTATGAAACCAATTATTGGTCCTCTTTGACCTTCTGATGTTTAACCTTATGGTTTGTGACTTTGTCTGCATGTTGGGTAGTGATATGTTTTCTGGGGTATGTTGACTTGGTCATACCTGTTGAAAAGTTGGGTTTTTGTGGTATTGTCAAAGTGTGTTCTCCAATGTTGGTGATGCTCATCAACATGAAAGCCTCTTTTGATGTACTTTCACACTCTCTGCTGGAGTAAAAATGgtaaatttttgttttatttgtccTAAACAGCTGAACCTGGAATTTTTCATCCTGGTTAAACGGTGAAAGCTTAGATTCCATATGTACTGGTCAGATTTTTTTTGTGGGACGTCCTTTACTATTGTTTTGATCTTTTTATCTGGCATTCATGCTGTTAAACTATCGCCACCTTATGGCGATGGTTCTTAAATATGTCTTTTGCCATTATGTAAAATTTTGTatagtattttcttttttcgtGCCCATTCGCTTCAAGTAGGGGAAGGATGGGCTTCTGCTGGAGTAACTCAATAATTCCTCAACCAAGTACGGTATGTAGGCATTCACACTTTTTCCTAATGCAGTATAAAATCCAGTAATCCCTAATGGATAACTGCTTATAGTTGGTAATTTTTTATGCtgtatttatgtgtttttaTTGCGCCTGCAATATTTTTGTTCTCTATAGGTCTCTATGTACATGTAATGCTGTGCGTTGTTATATGTGCCCTTTATATAGAATGCCTTTGTGTAAATGTTCCTGTTGGTTATTTGAGAACACCTTTATGCAGAATCGTGCTAGAAATCCATCTATGGCTGGAGGATATTCTCAGCAAGGTTATCAGGCGCGACCACCTACCAGCTGGGGTACACCTGGTGCTCCTTCAATGCAACAACCTGGTTATGGTTATGTGCAGCCTGGAGCTTATCCTGGCCCATCAGCACAGTATAATATTCCTCAATCGCATTATCCAGGCTATCCTCCTGCCCCTACTTCTGGGGGATATCCTTCCAATTGGGACCAGTCAACTGCTCCTCCAAGTCAGCAGGCGACGCAGGGAGGTGGTTATGATTATTACAGTCAACCACCTTCTTCCCAGCAACAGCAGACTCCTGGTGGTTCTGCTTCCGCAGATAATACTGGTTACAATTATAATCAGCCACCGGCTTATGGCTACACACAACATGGACAAGGCTATCCTCAAGATGGCTATGGTGGCTATCAAGCACCTCCCCAATCTGGTTATTCCCAGGCACCTCCGCAATCTGGTTATTCCCAGGTTGCACCATATGATCAGCAGCAAGCTTATAATTCTGCGGGCAGCCATGGCAATGTAACTAATCCTAGTCAAGAGGGTCATACTTCCTCATATGGAGCTCAAGGAGATTCTACTCAAGCTCCTCCTCCCCAGTCCTCCGCAACGGGCCCACAAGGTTACATTGCAGGTCAACAGCCTAGTCCAAATCCTGCGAGTTATCCACCTAAAGTTGCTAGTCAGCCAGGATATGGAATGCCCCCTACTTCACAGACAGGCTACGGCAATCAACCTCCTGCTCAGACTGGATATGGTCCCAACTATGGAGCTCCTCAAGCACAAAAGCCAGCCAACCCTTCAGTTTACGGGCAGGCCCAACAATCACCTAGCACCGCTGGAGGCTATGGCCAGCCAGGTACTGCTCAGTCTGGGTATGCCCAGCCTTCTGGATATGGACAACCTGAACCAGGTACACAGCGTGCAGTCGGACCTGGCTATGGTGCCACAGTTGCTCAGCCTGGCTATGGTGCCCCACCTATTAGCCAGCAAGCTTATGGGCAGCAGGGGCCAACATCTTATAGCACTTCTTATGGTAGTGGTTCCACACAGCCTCCAGCTTATTCTACTGATGGAAATGCCAACGGGAACAATCGCGTGTCATATGATGCAGCTCCAGCTTCACAGACTGTTCAGCAGAGTGGAGTTGCAAAAGCTTCGCCGCAAAGTTAATTTGTTTTGCTGAGGTTTCTACTTTCAActatttttcatatttgtgcACTTTTGAGTATTGTATTAATGCTGCTAGGTCTAGGCGTCTAGCTAGGTTTAGTGGTAGGCACTGTTTTGGATCTTTGGTTATATACTTACTTTGAGAACCTTAAACTATTATTTAAAAGGATTGCTCTTGTTACTTTTATCTATTAACTGCTGCTTCtgattacattttttttggctAATTATCATTTGCTGTGGTGAGAATTGCTTGCTTATTGGAGATCAGTAGCGGACCGACACTTGACGGTGGCAGTGTATTATTGAGTATGTTGATAGACAGTTTATATTGTATTGTTTAGCTCACGTTTAATTATGGACCCATGGATCATGAGATTCTTTTATCACGGTTTAGGTATATTGTGGTCTCTGGAGGCTATGATCTACAATGGCTTTTGAATCTATTTGTGAGTGAATTAAAAATTTCGCTTGTAAAGTAGTTGTGAAGTTAATTTGCAATTCTTTGTAGTCAATGAAATCTACTTCGCTTTTCACTTACACAGCTTCGCCAATTCCAACTGTTTCCAAGTCTCAAAAGTCAAAAGGTTGCTACTAAATATCCAATCCACTggaaatttttatatatatatatatatatatactcatccCATTCTCTTTTACAGTGTTCAgggcaaaaaagaaaatagaacagATTTCATGAACCGTTTCAGCAAAACTGTGGGATATTCAAAACTTTCGGACAATTTTATTATATTCGAACTTTTATTAGCTGCATGCACAACTGGTATGATATCTGCAGTAGTCTCAAACCATAGTCGCGTTCACAAGATATGGCTCTTGAATGCTGTCATCACCTTTGGAAATAAGAGCAAAAGAAATGCTAAGATGGAACCGAAGAATACTTTGATAAAATATTTCAGAAAATCATGGTCATCTTCCTCAGAGATGCTTCTTGACGTAGACATGGCTCTCGCTGATGGTAAGGATTCTATTACAGCATCTCCAAGATCTGCTATGAAAGAAGAGGTACACCCCAGAGCAGGCACACGACCCCAATTCTCAATTCCGGATTCAAGAGCCAGCTCCTTGTATTCCATGTCAATCTCTTCTAGAGTCTCTATGTGCTCACTCACAAAGCTGGATTTGAAACACAATTAATATGAATTTCTATGCTTTTGTATAATACAGAAATTAAAGATTGAAATGAAAGGAAGAATACAAGAAGTAAATACAAGAAGATGCTTAAAGAAGTGTGATATAACAGGATCATAACTGGATCACTAAGGAGAAAAATTAACTTCATTTCGATTCTCACTCCTCTTCCACTCTGTTCTTCAAATATTGCAACTTAGAAAACAGTGGTGGGTAAAGGTAGGCACTTCACAAAATCAAATCGTACTTCAGTTCCATTCAGCAAGAATTTGAGGTTTAGCGCCCTAGctaacattttttattacatTACATTATTCCAAAATATACAGCCACTGGTACCCATCATGTTATTTCATTCTAATTCATCATAGAATCTTACAGTACTGGATCAAAAAGGTATTGCACTATAAtaatcctctctctttttctttttctttttcttttttttttttgagtgaagGCACTACATTAATCCATTAAAAACAACTTAAAACTTGAAAATACAAATTCATTTAAGAGGTTTGAAATCTTAGCagcaaattcaacaaaaacaatcTCTAAAAAATAAACGATGATTGTGATAAACAAACAAAGATAATTCAAAACGGTATCTCAAGCATCACACGTAAGAGCATAACTATTAACAACATCTGACAAAGAATGCTATTTGACCATCGATGTCATACCTCACTGGTACAGCTAGAAGACTCTTCACCCCTTTCTGACCAAGCTCAACGAGTACTTCATCAGTGTAAGGCTTCAGCCATTGCACAGGACCAACACGGCTCTGGCCAGAGGATtaccaacaaaagaaaagggagtGCAGAATTAGCAGTAAAGAACACGAGGGACAAACATATTAATAGGACCAACCTACGGTTGAGGAATAGGAAAGCAAACATCATTTGGGTTAATAGGCATCAGTCAAAAAGGCTCCTCATATGTGAACAGGGTGCAGATATAGAAGCTAAAACATATGAATCTAGAATTATAAACACCTGGTAAGCAAGAGTATGCTCATTGTTGATTCCTCTAGCTTTCAACTCTCGCATGATTAAGACAATGCAATCCTCCATCTGGTCTTTGTATGGATCGCCCGCATCTTTTACATAAAAGGCTGGTACCCCATGGGCACTAAAGAATATCATGACCTGAAATTTTAGTAAATATATATACTTAGATGAGATGTAGTTCTCAGAACAGAAATCAAAAGAACAGCACTATCTATATAAATAAGTTCAAGCACCGATTAAAATCACCTCCTCTGGATTAGAGAACTTCACAAGCTCTTTTTCAATCAGATCAGCCATAGACTTGATATAACCATCTCGTTGATACCAGGACTTTATGATAGAAACAGGCAGCCCAGATAGATATGCATCTTCCCTGAAAGATGGTTCAGATAGATTGACAAAGGTCAAAAGAATTGTCACACACATGCTAGagcttcaaaaaaaattgagatttcACATTAGCACCTAAAGATACTTTGGATAACACTGATGCTTGATCCAGTTGTCGAGATAGAATACTGTGGATAAAGCGGCAGCACAACAAGTTTTGTCACCTTGTCCTTCTTGATCTGCCGATAATTCAAAAGTTACTCTTAATAAGTTTACAAGTAAAAAATCTAGGAAAATTTTACTATAAAATGTGCAAATGTGTAATGGAGAAGTTAAAATTCACCTGCTCAATTGCGTCCTCAGTGAATGGGTGCCAATAACGCATTCCTACGTAGACATTTGCTGCCATATTTCTTGCTTCTAAAGCTAACTTAATATCTCGTGCCTGAAATAGATTTGACTTAAACTGTTATGACCACACTAACAAGTAAACTAGAAGAAATTGTTAACTCTAGAAAAAGAAATCTTAAGGAAAAAGAAAGCACGAATAAATAAGACAATAAGTTTTACTACTACAAGACCAGCAGAACAAATGCAATGAAAAAAGAATCATCACATGACAATGAAGGTAAGTATTTCAATGGACATGCATTAAACCTGCTCGTCTGTTATTTTCCGCAAAGGTGAGCCACCTCCTATGGATGAATACCCTTCCTTACTTTTGGGAGCCCGGAGTACAGAAATTAATTGTGCCAATGGTTGCTGAAGAAACCGAAACAGCCTCGGCAGACGTATAATATCCTGTATCAGAATATCATAGCCATTAACCTAAACACATCTTTGAGACTAAAATATCTGAATAAAAACAAAGTaagaaataaaagcaaaagagaaaattcaCATCCACATACCGGATCtgcaaataaattaaataaaaatggcTGAACATCATTAAGTGTTTCTGGCCCTCCAAGATTCAGAAGCAACACCCCAACCTTTTCCTCTGTGACATGTGATTGAgattctacaaaacttaaatcATATGTGCCTACTCCAACAGACGAAAATGTTAGCGCAGTATTATTTCTCTTGTTAACTTTGTGTGGTAATCCACGGCATAAGACGGAACTTTTATCAATTGACTCGGAAACTGGAACCATGAAAGCCTGAGATTCTTGTAATCCCTTGAGTGAGCGGCAAGAAACGGACAATACAGGTCTGACTTGAGGGCATGACCTGTCagcaaaaaaaaacttaattgaAACTCACTTTCATGATATGATAGTTATTTTACTTACTACATTCtcaacaaatataatttatatgtaaaCGGGTGTATCAGTGTTTTAATGCCAATTACTGAAACAGCCAAATTGCCACAAATCTCAGTGTTCAGAGAAATTAGTTTCGAGAAAATGGAATCACACTATGAACAAAATACATGCTCAGTCAGTAATTTCAGTCAAGTTCTCAGTTCAAACCGTTCACgccaaaaaaatgaagaaaccaGATAAAATTCAAGCAATTCTAATCAGAATATGTACGATCCCACAATCAGCCAAACAAATCAGGACAGCGTTGTTAATCCGAATAGTAATCAAATCAATTCTACAAAAGATCATATCAACGAAATAGGAAAATTCAACGGTATGATCGATAAATCCAAGAGACAAACCTAACCTGAAGAATTTACGATCGGAAACAGAAATCTTAACGCCTGAGATCGAAGCCGCATTCATCGCGGCCATCTGAAGAACAATCcagaaacaacaacaacagcagagATATGTTGTTTGGGGATCGAACagagagaaaagaaatgaaTGGGATTTGGGGCCttttagggttttaatgttGAGATTCTTTTCTTCGTTGAGTTAGGCGGGCGGAAGTCAGCGAAATAAAAAAACGTGTTGAACGCTCAACTAATACAACCGACGTGTTCAAAGGACACTCACTATTCTGGTTTGACTAGTTCTGATTTCGGGTtttgaatttagggtttaataataatttaggtgaattttatatgttctttttctttattgaaatggtttatagattTCTCTTATGAGGTCTTGAAATGAGGTGTTAATTTTAggttcaaattttttaaaaaaattgaaaaagtaCATTTGTATTTTGTCTGTCTTATGaatccaataatttttttttttccaaacaaaaatcaaatttgacaTGAAAAGTACATAATAATTCTGGATAgttagatataaaacaaaaaacatttcatacacttttttggttgtatttaatttttgttttggacaaaaaatatatatacctgTGATTCATAAAACCTTTCAAAATATAAGATATAGGACATCATTTTAAGAACTCATTTTAGGAactcataggagaatttctcatgtttatatttttatgtttaattgTTTAAACTATTTAGGTCTATATTTATtcacttatcttttttttttttgtttcttattattGTTGGAGTATAGGTGAAATAAGGAATTGTGGAGGGGTGAATTTTATTTAGAAGCCTTTCAGTATAATAttctatttcattatttttgagATATGATTATTAACAATTTAATTTTGGTTAAATCtctgttttacttttttttcctttatttttgagATATTGTTATTTATAGATATGGCTACATAAAGTAAAAATATCGGATTtagtttttcattatttttataatGATTGACATTATGCAAGATGTCAGTCAAACTATATACTAAGAAGTATATAGTGGGACACCATGCTGGGTGCCAACCTAGTTGGTTTCCATTCGTGTATTTCTACTCGGTGggtcacatgtgcgtgattctATTGttagataaaagaaaaaaaaataagaaagagtaTATAGTGGGCCGGATTTGGGAGAGAAATGTGGACTTGGACCAAGCCCATCTTGTACAAATTGAAATTACAAGTATTAGGGCCAGTATTCTGGCTTTACGATCCACAAGTTATGGGCTCTCGGTGACCTGAGAAGCCCGCCCAATCAGAAGCtgagtttctactttctactaCAAAAACTAGACATTTCATTTAAAAGCGCAAGGCCTGCTAGGGCAAGCCCAATATGAAAAGTAGCAAAAGAATAGCTCTTTCGTTGCCGACTCGCGAGTACCCGACGTTCTCTGGCGTTCCCTCTTATTGCTCTCAATCAGTATCTGTGTCACAGTTCTCACTACTCCGGCGTTCGTCCTCTCTCTTCCTTGATTGCTCCCGGGCGTTCTCTCTATCTATGTTTTCTTGTAACCCTCAAATTAACAATGCGTGTTTGTTCGTCACGAAGGTTTTCCATGGGGGAATTGAAGGAGAGAGCATATTGGAAGCCATTTATGAAGGTGATGATTTGGAAGATGGGGAAGATGTTGAGATGATTGATGGTATAAGAAGGAGAGTTTGTGGACAAGGACTCACATATTGGTTCAGGGGTACTGATTTAGGACAAAGCATAGATGGAAATGTCAGTTCTGTAAATCAAGGATCTGAGAGTAAAAACCATAGGCGAAGGGCAAAATAAGAAGAGGAATAAGAAAGAGGAGGGGTCCTTCACTCTTTGCCAAATGTGACAGATGTAAATAGGTAGGATTAGGAAGATGgctatttttgttttctatagCGTTTGTGCATTTTAGATACTGTCAGTATGGTTCGTTTATACATGAATTTAATTAACAATGCATTCAAGACTATTGGGTTTGCTAAGGATCCCAAGATGTTTTACAAGATACCTGCTTTTATCTCGCAACTATAAGTTAGAAATGTTTTATGAACAAATGAGATGAAAGCAGTCTAGATTACTTGGTTATATGTTGAGCAGAAAAGAGTGTGTTGAATTTGCAGGGGTTTCTAAAGCCTTGTTCATTGGTAGTCCTAGTTACTGTTTATATCTATTAACAAATGTGAATTAGTTGTTGTTAGCCCTACTGGCACCTTCAGGAATATCCTG encodes the following:
- the LOC119993100 gene encoding far upstream element-binding protein 1-like codes for the protein MADEPQYSSGDDIPASNKRKYEDQSTLSSAPRRPTGFSSPIPIHAPPPAYNSVPPPADEIQMAKQKVQEIAARLFNNATAGAAADVKRPRVENGAGAFDSGDRGLSSGFSDGKPLMSNSAPSTIPVSYGGFQGTSKKIDIPSGRVGVVIGKAGDTIKYLQLQSGAKIQVTRDMDADPNSLSRTVDLMGTPEQIAKAEQLINDVLAEADAGGSGIISRRPSGQSGSEHFVMKVPNNKVGLVIGKGGDTIKGMQTRTGARIQVIPLHLPPGDTSTERTLHIEGTNEQIEAAKQLVDEVTSENRARNPSMAGGYSQQGYQARPPTSWGTPGAPSMQQPGYGYVQPGAYPGPSAQYNIPQSHYPGYPPAPTSGGYPSNWDQSTAPPSQQATQGGGYDYYSQPPSSQQQQTPGGSASADNTGYNYNQPPAYGYTQHGQGYPQDGYGGYQAPPQSGYSQAPPQSGYSQVAPYDQQQAYNSAGSHGNVTNPSQEGHTSSYGAQGDSTQAPPPQSSATGPQGYIAGQQPSPNPASYPPKVASQPGYGMPPTSQTGYGNQPPAQTGYGPNYGAPQAQKPANPSVYGQAQQSPSTAGGYGQPGTAQSGYAQPSGYGQPEPGTQRAVGPGYGATVAQPGYGAPPISQQAYGQQGPTSYSTSYGSGSTQPPAYSTDGNANGNNRVSYDAAPASQTVQQSGVAKASPQS
- the LOC119993101 gene encoding ferrochelatase-2, chloroplastic-like, which produces MAAMNAASISGVKISVSDRKFFRSCPQVRPVLSVSCRSLKGLQESQAFMVPVSESIDKSSVLCRGLPHKVNKRNNTALTFSSVGVGTYDLSFVESQSHVTEEKVGVLLLNLGGPETLNDVQPFLFNLFADPDIIRLPRLFRFLQQPLAQLISVLRAPKSKEGYSSIGGGSPLRKITDEQARDIKLALEARNMAANVYVGMRYWHPFTEDAIEQIKKDKVTKLVVLPLYPQYSISTTGSSISVIQSIFREDAYLSGLPVSIIKSWYQRDGYIKSMADLIEKELVKFSNPEEVMIFFSAHGVPAFYVKDAGDPYKDQMEDCIVLIMRELKARGINNEHTLAYQSRVGPVQWLKPYTDEVLVELGQKGVKSLLAVPVSFVSEHIETLEEIDMEYKELALESGIENWGRVPALGCTSSFIADLGDAVIESLPSARAMSTSRSISEEDDHDFLKYFIKVFFGSILAFLLLLFPKVMTAFKSHIL